One Carya illinoinensis cultivar Pawnee chromosome 5, C.illinoinensisPawnee_v1, whole genome shotgun sequence genomic window, CCCAAGCGAAACTACGGATTTCGGGAAAAGCAAAATCTTTTGGTAGAAGATTTTTCAATTGTCCAAACTATAAGATGAATAAACAATGTGGCTTTTTTGAGTGGATTGATCTTCAAAGTGAGCAAAACACTTGCTGTAAGATGACGTTGGAGTTAGCTGAACGGAGACACGAAAGGGTACTTCATGACACGCTGCGTATGGAGGAAGCCAAATTTACCGCATTGGAGAAGAAGTACAAGGGAGCGTTGAAAGTATTAAAAGGCTCATGGCttttttttgtaatagtttgtgctgtatttttTGCCATCTTCAGTGGTTGTAATGTCTCTCGGCCAATGCTTCAGCTCATGTAACTCAACCCCTTTTGATGTATTTGACACTTTGATTAGTTAATGTATTAGATGTGTCATATGTAATTTCTTCATCCTGGGACTTTtgtatgtatttaaaatttgtagcCAATTTCCTGGGACTTTTGTATGTATTAGccaatttcttttccaatttCCTGGGACTTGTGtatgtatttgaaattttaggtGAATTTTGTAATGACTTTAACCTCAATTGATTGTATATAGACCATTTCTTTATGTGGTCCCAGTATTCTTAGCATGCCTATTTGGGTTTCTTTCGAATCAGCATATTGCAAAATCCATTACCCATGAGGCAGTGAATTATTGGATACCAACTTTTGACCTCAATTGAATACTTAGTATTCAATATCAAATAGCAACACAAGATTACAAGAAACTACGAAAAATATGCCTTTGGCTTCTCATTACACCTCAAGAGCTTATTACACTGAAAATAGACCAATCCATATAAGACAACTCCTAATAGACCAACGAGTATAAGACAAATCCTGCCCAATCGGCTTTTGACCACAactggaactgggcatcacctAACAAAGATTTGGTTGTTATTTCTTGCACCTGTTGGATACACTAACTACAATACGTTGCACCAAGTCAAAAGACGTGAAGAATCCGTTTTATACCGTTTGATCacatcaacaaaaaaataacccCTTATAGTCTTTTGGCATCAAATCATGTCCGACTAGAAAACACAAATTCAAAATGTGATCTATGTATATACATCCGAATCTGACATCACACATTTTTCAGCTTGCCTCCTCCTTTCTGACGAACAAATTCTCAGATGTCATTTAcatatacaaaatacaaaatatacaaattacaGCCAACTTGCCCAAATAAGTTCATAAAGGGGAAAAATACACCACATCTTGTGGTGTACAAAACATGCACCAGCTCTCCTCCTTGTAAATACAATGCTTTTGTGAATTATACAAAATCATTACATCAATGCTCCTGACCCATCTCCACCCAGGGAGCTTTGGTTGTGTGTCATccaatcataaaaaatctatgaTTAATCCAAATAAACAAAtctttatcaaataataaataatattacaaaaatggCCTAGATAAGTGAGAAatcttacactttcttgactacCAACCATAGGATGAACACTTTCTTGACTACCAAAAAACATAGGCTGAACACTTTGCGTGGTCCCACTACTGTCCATGACCTGTTAAACAATAAGTGAATTTTATCACAATGACACCTATTGACctccttcaaaaaatatgcCAAAAGagcttatatctaaaaatataccGTAAATTGTCCATCATTGGTTATATCTGCTTCTGATGGCCCAAATAAATTCCTATATGTGCCCATAGCTACTGTATGATTGTCATCTCGCTAAAAGTGGAGTAAATAGTTAATTTTAACGTCATTAGAAATAAGTGAACCTTTATCATAATGACACCAAATCCCTATAGACCAGTTTTTATTAAAGCTTGCTAAAACATGCACCTGTTTTCGTTTTCCACCCACTTGTGCTTTCTTCTGTTTGGCTTTAATCTTCCGCATTTCTGTCTCCATCCTGGATGCTCTTCTAAGAGATGGAGGTCTTCCTTTTCCTCTAACAACAAGTGGACTCTTCACTTGTTGTGAGCTACCAACTACAGCCCCATCTAGTATTGTAACCCCAGGTTCCGAAACTTTGCAttgcaaaaatataataaaaaaagtaagcGACACTTGGTGTCAATCCATCATAAATAGCAATTGTAAACCCATTTTTgtaaatacaaaatacaaaataataaaataatacaaaatacaaagtaTTAAACCTGTTTGGCCGCTAGAATTGGGTCGATGGTTCTGACGATATAATCCAGTCATCTCATGTATCCTCTTCTTGGCATCTTCAAAGAAGTTATCAGATTCCACCGCGTAATCTATCATCTCATAACACATATTCAGAAGAATTGATTGTCTAttaccatttggcctctcaTCCTGCGCATCGTAGCTAGATCGGATTAACGTGTATCTTCTCTTGATGTCCTTCCGCCATCGGTCTAAAATGTACCGATCTGGCAATGATTTTACACCATTTGTCTTGAATACAGCCAAAATATGCCTACACAGTATTCCCCTCATCTGAAATAAACCACATGAACAGTTTGCATTGCAGTCATCGACATTAAAATCCACAAAATATGTAACCTGTTTTGTGAACTCATGAATacgaacttcatcttctaccaaaTAACTCTTCATTACACCATCCATTGTCTGTAAAGATGGATCCAAATCAAGCACACCGATAACTTGCTGTTGAACTTCCTTGAATTTTGCGTTCGTGTACAACACctgaaatttcttttcaattggCGATCTAGATACGCAGGGAATGGTGCCACTAAAGGAAAGAAACTCTGCttgattttcattctcaattttcctttttagcGCATTGTCAAACTGGTCGACAAACTCTTTCAGGTTTGTCTTTGAATGGACATAACCATCAAAGAAAGCATTCATACTCTCGCTGCGCTGAGTGGTACTCATTCCCGCCCAAAAATGGTCTCTTAGAAAAATGGGTACCCAATGCGCACGCTCCAAATATAAACTTTTCAACCACACATTCTCATGTAAGTGGTATGTATTAATAAACACGGACCAACATTTTTCAAACTCCTCAATAGTTTGTGTGTCGTATACACATTTCATCAACTCGGTTTTCAACCCACTTTTATATGCAGCATATGCCCCAAGCTTCTCAGGGGCCTTCTTCAGTATATGCCATAGGCAAAATCTATGTCGAGTTTCTGGGAAGACAAtagcaattgcatttttcattgctctGTCTTGATCAGTAATAATCGCCTTCGGAGCTACTCCGTCCATACATTGCAACCAGGTTTGGAAAAGCCATATAAACGTCTCCGTGTCCTCACTGGAAATCAACCCAGCTCCTAAAAGAATCGACTGCccgtggtggtttacaccaacaaatggtgcaaagggcatcccatacctattagtcaggtatgtggtgtcgaatgtcacgacatcaccaaaatactTATAGGCTGCCCGACTACGTGGATCTgcccaaaaaacattttttaatctcCCGTCATCGTCTAAATCCATCAATGCAAAAAATCCATGATTCTTGTATTGCATCCTTAAGAAATAATCACGAAGTGCTCCAGCACCACctgcaccaagtcgtagatgacGGGCTTTCTCGATGTAATTGCGACAATCCTTTTCCAGAAATGGCAGGTTCTCAAAGCCACCTGCGCCAACTACAAGAGATCCGTAACTCTTGTTCAGTCGGATACCAGCTAAATCGTTGGTGTCAAGGACTCTTTTAACTGTCTCACTCACTTCTCTGTTACATCGATAGAAGCGAGATTTCTGTGGGCTGATAACATGATTATGTGAATTATTGACTGTTGTCAACTGCATCTTTCCATCGACTCTCAACGCATTTATCCTTGCCTTGCAGTCTGTCTTTCCCGTCGGACGTGGGTTGGCAACATTGGATGTCTTAATCCGTGCCTTCCCTCCCCGTGCACAACCAATAGTAACATATCTGACACTTTGATCTTCTGAcctctcactcctttgtgtcatcaccccaaacccgCATTTCTTAGCATACTGCTTATAATAGCTAAACAAATCTTCAAATGAAT contains:
- the LOC122309186 gene encoding protein FAR1-RELATED SEQUENCE 5-like isoform X1; this encodes MAAPPRPHHHGQGMGEGEEHAFDRQEERETSYGSPGEREIDDCTPGTSHVVPSSKGDDMIEEPKSGMEFNSFEDLFSYYKQYAKKCGFGVMTQRSERSEDQSVRYVTIGCARGGKARIKTSNVANPRPTGKTDCKARINALRVDGKMQLTTVNNSHNHVISPQKSRFYRCNREVSETVKRVLDTNDLAGIRLNKSYGSLVVGAGGFENLPFLEKDCRNYIEKARHLRLGAGGAGALRDYFLRMQYKNHGFFALMDLDDDGRLKNVFWADPRSRAAYKYFGDVVTFDTTYLTNRYGMPFAPFVGVNHHGQSILLGAGLISSEDTETFIWLFQTWLQCMDGVAPKAIITDQDRAMKNAIAIVFPETRHRFCLWHILKKAPEKLGAYAAYKSGLKTELMKCVYDTQTIEEFEKCWSVFINTYHLHENVWLKSLYLERAHWVPIFLRDHFWAGMSTTQRSESMNAFFDGYVHSKTNLKEFVDQFDNALKRKIENENQAEFLSFSGTIPCVSRSPIEKKFQVLYTNAKFKEVQQQVIGVLDLDPSLQTMDGVMKSYLVEDEVRIHEFTKQVTYFVDFNVDDCNANCSCGLFQMRGILCRHILAVFKTNGVKSLPDRYILDRWRKDIKRRYTLIRSSYDAQDERPNGNRQSILLNMCYEMIDYAVESDNFFEDAKKRIHEMTGLYRQNHRPNSSGQTVSEPGVTILDGAVVGSSQQVKSPLVVRGKGRPPSLRRASRMETEMRKIKAKQKKAQVGGKRKQRDDNHTVAMGTYRNLFGPSEADITNDGQFTVMDSSGTTQSVQPMFFGSQESVHPMVGSQESVRFLTYLGHFCNIIYYLIKICLFGLIIDFL
- the LOC122309186 gene encoding protein FAR1-RELATED SEQUENCE 5-like isoform X2, which produces MAAPPRPHHHGQGMGEGEEHAFDRQEERETSYGSPGEREIDDCTPGTSHVVPSSKGDDMIEEPKSGMEFNSFEDLFSYYKQYAKKCGFGVMTQRSERSEDQSVRYVTIGCARGGKARIKTSNVANPRPTGKTDCKARINALRVDGKMQLTTVNNSHNHVISPQKSRFYRCNREVSETVKRVLDTNDLAGIRLNKSYGSLVVGAGGFENLPFLEKDCRNYIEKARHLRLGAGGAGALRDYFLRMQYKNHGFFALMDLDDDGRLKNVFWADPRSRAAYKYFGDVVTFDTTYLTNRYGMPFAPFVGVNHHGQSILLGAGLISSEDTETFIWLFQTWLQCMDGVAPKAIITDQDRAMKNAIAIVFPETRHRFCLWHILKKAPEKLGAYAAYKSGLKTELMKCVYDTQTIEEFEKCWSVFINTYHLHENVWLKSLYLERAHWVPIFLRDHFWAGMSTTQRSESMNAFFDGYVHSKTNLKEFVDQFDNALKRKIENENQAEFLSFSGTIPCVSRSPIEKKFQVLYTNAKFKEVQQQVIGVLDLDPSLQTMDGVMKSYLVEDEVRIHEFTKQVTYFVDFNVDDCNANCSCGLFQMRGILCRHILAVFKTNGVKSLPDRYILDRWRKDIKRRYTLIRSSYDAQDERPNGNRQSILLNMCYEMIDYAVESDNFFEDAKKRIHEMTGLYRQNHRPNSSGQTVSEPGVTILDGAVVGSSQQVKSPLVVRGKGRPPSLRRASRMETEMRKIKAKQKKAQVGGKRKQRDDNHTVAMGTYRNLFGPSEADITNDGQFTVMDSSGTTQSVQPMFFGSQESVHPMVGSQESIFYDWMTHNQSSLGGDGSGALM